A segment of the Oscillatoria salina IIICB1 genome:
GCTACCCTTTATTGACGGAGACTTTGAGAAGGAAAATTTTAATCGTAGGTGTTGGCGCATCTACGGTTTTTTGTTTTGGGGGATTGGGGATTGGGGACTGGGGATTGGGGATTGGGGATTGGGGGGAGACAAGGGGGACAAGGGGGACAAGGAGGAGGGTGAGGAATTAGGGGATAAACTGATAACTTTTAACTGTTCGCTGATAACTGGTAACTGCTAACTGATAACTGATAACTGTTCACTGGTAACTGATAACTGATAACTGATAACCCCAATCCCTTAAAATTCTGCACTCAAAGGAGTACGGGGGAAAGGAATCACATCACGAATATTACCCATTCCAGTCATAAATTGTACCAGGCGCTCGAATCCTAAACCGAAACCAGCGTGAGGTACTGTCCCATAACGACGTAAATCGAGATACCACCATAAATCTTCGGGGGACATTTCGGTTTCTTGGATGCGTTTTTCTAAGATATCTAAACGTTCTTCCCGTTGGGAACCGCCGATGATTTCACCAATTTTGGGTGCGAGTACGTCCATTGCAGCGACTGTCTTGTCGTCATCGTTTAAACGCATATAGAAAGCTTTGATCCCTTTTGGATAATCTCTGACAATGACTGGTTTTTTGAAGAGTTCTTCGGCTAAATAGCGTTCGTGTTCTGATTGTAAATCGGCTCCCCACTCGACGGGAAACTCAAATTTACGGTCAGCTTTTTCGAGTAACGCGATCGCTTCTGTATATGTTATCCGCTCGAAGTCGTTATTGATGATATTATCTGCCGTTGCGAGGACAGTATTATCAATACGCTGGTTGAAAAATTCCATGTCTTCGGCGCAATTTTCCAGAACGTATTGGAAAATGTACTTGAGGAATTCTTCAGCTAAGTCCATATCTCCTTGTAAGTCGCAGAAAGCTATTTCCGGTTCTACCATCCAAAATTCTGCCAGGTGACGGGAGGTGTTAGAATTTTCGGCGCGGAATGTCGGACCAAAGGTATAAACATTTTTAAACGACATTGCCATTACTTCGGCTTCGAGTTGTCCGCTAACGGTAAGATAAGCTTGTCGTCCAAAGAAGTCTTGTTCAAAGTCAATTTCTTCGCTGTCGAGACGCGGAATTTGCTTTAAATCTAAACTGGTGACAGTAAATAACTCTCCTGCACCTTCGCAGTCGCTAGCGGTGATTAAAGGCGTGTGTATCCACAAGAAACCTTTTTTTTGGAAAAATTGATGAATGGCGTTAGAAGCGGCGTTACGGACGCGAAAAACAGCCCCGAGAGTATTTGTGCGCGATCGCAAATGTCCGATCGTACGCAAAAATTCAAATGAGTGGCGTTTCTTTTGTAAGGGATAGGTTTCGGGATCGGATTCGCCGTAAACTTTTAAGTGATTGGCTTGTACTTCGATACGCTGTCCTTTTCCTTGGGAAGCAACTAATACCCCAGTTACTTCTACTGAAGCGCCTGTATTAATTTTTTTCAGCAAATCGTTGTAATTTGGCAACTGGGGATTGAGTACCACTTGCAGACTCGCCATTGATGAGCCATCATTAACTTCCATAAAGGCAAAATTCTTTAACTCGCGTTTGGTACGCACCCATCCTTGAATGGTTACTGACTCGTCCGGCTGACCGTTTTTGAGAATATCTGCAATGCGTTGCGTTGCCATGTTGTCTCTTACCTAAAATTACCAGATTTCACTTTATTTAATTATTTTAGTGGGGCGCACGGTTGTACGCCCTTCGTCCCTAACCATTAACTAGAAGTTAACCTGCACAAGATTTGAGTAGCCAACCGATAACTACTCCCAATCCACCAAAGCGTACTGCTTGCCAAAATGGTTCTTTTAAGCTATCCCAGCTAAAGAGACTACTTTCTAAGTTTAGTTCGATTGTGTCTAACTCTTGCTGAATTTGGGCTAATTCGGCTTTAATTTCCGGAGAATTACGGACTGGGCGCGGTTGTTGTTGAAGTTCCTGCTGACGCTGAAGAAGTTGGGTTTGGATTTCGCTGTCTCGCTTAACTTGTTGATAGCGTTCGTTGAGAGCGTGCAGCGATCGCTCTACTTCTGCTAAAGTTTGTGCTAATTCGGCTTCGTTGCCCTCCGGCTGACGAGAATTTTTTCGAGGCATTTTACACTATATTTGAGATATTACTTGCTCGAATTTTTTGTATGTCTCAATCCACTCAGTCTCAGTTATCGAAAACCGATACCCTCAACCAATTTACCACTATTGAACTCGCTCAGACACTAGCCGAACGAAACGCGATCGCTCCTCTAGACTGGCATCGTCTCAAGCGTAATCGCCAAGCACAAGCTTTACAGCACGTTAGTGCTGCTTTAGTCTTTTTGCTCAAACAACAACCCTCAGAGGCGCTGCTACACCTCCGTCAAGCGACAGGATGGCTCGATCGTTCAATTTCCGCACCTCCCTGCCCTACTCACGGCACGAAGGAAACTTCTAACTAACTCAATAGCGGTTGTCGTCTTTTGCTACTTTTAACTTGTTTAGAAAGCCTTAATTTCGTTCCTTGATTGTTCCAGTGAACTTGATCGAAAATTTGGTGCAGAATGCAGAAGCCGCGACCGCTTTCTGATTCTTCTTCCGGCAAAAGTTCTTCTGGAGAATCAGAACACTTGCAGTGTGGTTGAAAGCCCGCACCTTGGTCAGAAATTACCCAGGAGTATAAATCATTGGTGACAGAAAATTCTACTACTACGGTCTTACTGGGGTCGAGTTGATTCCCATGTTTGGCAGCGTTTACCAAGGCTTCTTGTAAACCCAGTCGCACTTCTGGCTGCCATTCTGGAGGAACCTTTGCCAATAATAAATCTAGAACTGGACAAAGATAAAGAGTGGATGCGAAGCTCATTTTGCCCCAGTTGCCTTGAGTCCGATGCAGTGAGATTGCGATCACGTGCTTGACCTCTAGCTTTGTTTGCAATAAAAATTAGATTCTGAGGAGGTAGAGCGCCCATTCGCCTGAAAGTTTAAGCGCTTTGAAAACAAAGTTCTGCTTGGGTTTTGCCACTGCAAATAGCTGTAATTACTATTTCTTAGCTGTTCTTCCCTAGGAAGAGATAAGTTTTGATTGAGAAGCAAGTTTTTCTTTAAGTTTTTCAAATGCCCTCCTGTTCGAGTAAAATTACAACTCTTCACTTTGTTCTGATTAGCTGAGGTTGGTAATTTAGTTGCTCTAACTAATCTCAAGCTTTTTGCGCCGTAGGCTTTGGCTTTGCTCATAGTGAAATTGAAGTATAATCGGCGCTTTCTTTAGCACCTAAGAGAAAATGATTTCCCCCGTTTTGGGTGTAGAAAACCGTACATTTCTTATTATACCGAAACTACTCCTAATACTCTAGAGGGGAAATGAGAATTGGTGATTAGTGATTGGGGAGAGGGGGAAGATGGGGAAGATGGGGGAGACTTGGAGGAATTAGAGGATAAACTGATAACTTTTAACTGTTCACTGCTAACTGAACCCAGTCCCCAGTCCCCAGTCCCCAGTCCCCAGTCCCCAGTCCCCAGTCCCCAGTCCCCAGTCCCTAGTCCCCAGTCCCCAGTCCCTAGTCTCTAATCGCTTAACTCGAGAAAAGCCGCAGCTTCGATGTGGGAGGTTTGAGGAAAGAAGTCAGCAGGTTGGACGTAAGTTAACTGGTAGTCGCCTTTTTGACAGAGTAATTGCAGGTCCCGGGCGAGAGTGGCTGGTTTGCAGCTAATGTAGACAATACGCTTGGGTTTGATTTGTAAGAGGGTTTCGAGAACGGCGCGATCGCATCCTTGTCTTGGTGGATCTAGTAAAATTATGTCGGGGATCGCTGATATTTGCGATAATAAGTCTTCTACTTTTCCTACCTTAAATTTAACGTTGTTAATGCCATTATTCTCAGCGTTACGCTGGGCTTGTTCGACGGCTGCGGCTTGGACTTCGATCGCGATCGCTTCTTTGACTCGTTTTGCTAAGGGTAAGGTAAATGTGCCGATCCCGCAATAAGCATCGACTAATAACTCTTTTCCCTGTAAATTGAGCATCTCGATTATTTTTGCTAATAAGGCTTCGGCGGCTTCGGTATTGATTTGGAAAAATGTTTCGGGACGCAGTTGCAAGTTAAGATTGGCAAATTTTTCTGCTAAAGAAGGTTGACCTGCGATACAAATTGTGTCTTGACCAAAAATAACATTGGTGCGCGATCGCTGGAGATTGAGACAAACTCCGACTAATTCCGGATAGCGTTGCATCCAGTCTTCAGCTTGCCGAGCGATCCCCGGTAAATTTTTCTCAGTAGATACCAGCGTTAATAAAATTTCCCCTGTATGCCTGCCAATACGCAGCGAGAGGTGTCGTAACTGCCCTTGATGACTTTTTTCGTCATAAATCGACCAACCGCGCTCCTGGATGTCTTTTTTGACTTCTGCCAAAAGCGGATTTAAGCGGGGATCTTGGACTGGACATTGATTTAAGTTAACCAATAAATGAGTATTGCGACGATAATAACCCGCTTGAACTTTGCCGCTACTAGATTTAGCGAGAGGATAGGTAGCTTTGTTGCGGTAGCCTAAACTCGCCTCACCCGTTAAAATTGGGGCAACAAAAGGCTCAGAGAAACCGCCAATTCTTGCTAAAGCTTGGACAACCTGGTTACGCTTGGCTTGTTGTTGAAATTCATCGCTAACGTGCTGCCATTGACAACCACCGCATTTGTCAGCCACGATACAGCGAGGACGTATTCGGTGAGGAGAAGCCGTCAATAGTTTGTCTAGTTTACCAAAAGCGTATTTAGGTTTAACGCGAACTAAACGAACCAAAGCGCGATCGCCTCGAACAGTATCCGGGACAAATACGACGATCTCGCCATAACGTCCCACACCATCACCGCGATCGCTTAAGTCCGCGATCTCCACTTCAACTAAACCACCTTGTTGCCAATCAGAAGCCAAGATTTCCTCACGAGGATAGTTTTTCAGTTTTTTCTTAACAAACTTCATAATAATTTATATTTTCCTGCAAAAATTTTATCTTCCGTCTACTCACCTCTCACCTCCGCAGCAATTGAGTAAAGCCGATTGTCCTCGAAGGATCTCGCGAAAACGATCGCTTAAATAGATTCTTCTCTCTTTCTATGTGACCCTGAGAATAGATAAACTACTAATGTTAAGAGTTTTCGCAATAATATGAGCGTAGTTAGTCAAGTTATTCTTCAAGCCGACGACGAACTCCGATACCCCAGTAGCGGAGAACTAAAAAGCATCAAAGAGTTCCTCAATACAGGTTCTCAACGGATGCGAATCGCCGAGACATTGGCGGAAAATGAGAAAAAGATTGTCGAACAGGCGAGTAAAGAACTCTGGAAACGCCGTCCAGATTTCATTGCACCCGGTGGAAATGCCTACGGTTCCCGTCAGCGATCGCTGTGTATCAGGGATTATGGCTGGTATTTACGCCTAATTACCTACGGGATTCTCGCTGGCGATAAAGGACCAATCGAAAAAATTGGTTTAATTGGCGTACGCGAGATGTATAACGCCCTCAATGTACCTGTTCCAGGTATGGTGGAAGCGATTCGTTGTTTAAAAGAAGCTTCTCTGGGTTTACTCAGTACCGATGATGCGAAAGAAGCAGAACCCTACTTCGATTACATCATCCAATCCATGTCTTAATTGATTGCACTGCTGTAATGTCGTCAGTTTGGAATTTTAGGGCTTTCGGGGTTGTCAGGCGATCGCCACTAAATAGCCTCTAGTCTTTTAATTCTAGCTGACGGCTGAGTGAGTCATTTTGCCAATAAAAAACCGACAGTTTT
Coding sequences within it:
- the asnS gene encoding asparagine--tRNA ligase, whose protein sequence is MATQRIADILKNGQPDESVTIQGWVRTKRELKNFAFMEVNDGSSMASLQVVLNPQLPNYNDLLKKINTGASVEVTGVLVASQGKGQRIEVQANHLKVYGESDPETYPLQKKRHSFEFLRTIGHLRSRTNTLGAVFRVRNAASNAIHQFFQKKGFLWIHTPLITASDCEGAGELFTVTSLDLKQIPRLDSEEIDFEQDFFGRQAYLTVSGQLEAEVMAMSFKNVYTFGPTFRAENSNTSRHLAEFWMVEPEIAFCDLQGDMDLAEEFLKYIFQYVLENCAEDMEFFNQRIDNTVLATADNIINNDFERITYTEAIALLEKADRKFEFPVEWGADLQSEHERYLAEELFKKPVIVRDYPKGIKAFYMRLNDDDKTVAAMDVLAPKIGEIIGGSQREERLDILEKRIQETEMSPEDLWWYLDLRRYGTVPHAGFGLGFERLVQFMTGMGNIRDVIPFPRTPLSAEF
- a CDS encoding DUF2203 domain-containing protein, which translates into the protein MPRKNSRQPEGNEAELAQTLAEVERSLHALNERYQQVKRDSEIQTQLLQRQQELQQQPRPVRNSPEIKAELAQIQQELDTIELNLESSLFSWDSLKEPFWQAVRFGGLGVVIGWLLKSCAG
- a CDS encoding DUF6439 family protein, producing MSQSTQSQLSKTDTLNQFTTIELAQTLAERNAIAPLDWHRLKRNRQAQALQHVSAALVFLLKQQPSEALLHLRQATGWLDRSISAPPCPTHGTKETSN
- a CDS encoding ATP-binding protein; protein product: MIAISLHRTQGNWGKMSFASTLYLCPVLDLLLAKVPPEWQPEVRLGLQEALVNAAKHGNQLDPSKTVVVEFSVTNDLYSWVISDQGAGFQPHCKCSDSPEELLPEEESESGRGFCILHQIFDQVHWNNQGTKLRLSKQVKSSKRRQPLLS
- the rlmD gene encoding 23S rRNA (uracil(1939)-C(5))-methyltransferase RlmD; this translates as MKFVKKKLKNYPREEILASDWQQGGLVEVEIADLSDRGDGVGRYGEIVVFVPDTVRGDRALVRLVRVKPKYAFGKLDKLLTASPHRIRPRCIVADKCGGCQWQHVSDEFQQQAKRNQVVQALARIGGFSEPFVAPILTGEASLGYRNKATYPLAKSSSGKVQAGYYRRNTHLLVNLNQCPVQDPRLNPLLAEVKKDIQERGWSIYDEKSHQGQLRHLSLRIGRHTGEILLTLVSTEKNLPGIARQAEDWMQRYPELVGVCLNLQRSRTNVIFGQDTICIAGQPSLAEKFANLNLQLRPETFFQINTEAAEALLAKIIEMLNLQGKELLVDAYCGIGTFTLPLAKRVKEAIAIEVQAAAVEQAQRNAENNGINNVKFKVGKVEDLLSQISAIPDIILLDPPRQGCDRAVLETLLQIKPKRIVYISCKPATLARDLQLLCQKGDYQLTYVQPADFFPQTSHIEAAAFLELSD
- a CDS encoding allophycocyanin subunit alpha-B is translated as MSVVSQVILQADDELRYPSSGELKSIKEFLNTGSQRMRIAETLAENEKKIVEQASKELWKRRPDFIAPGGNAYGSRQRSLCIRDYGWYLRLITYGILAGDKGPIEKIGLIGVREMYNALNVPVPGMVEAIRCLKEASLGLLSTDDAKEAEPYFDYIIQSMS